From a single Athene noctua chromosome 2, bAthNoc1.hap1.1, whole genome shotgun sequence genomic region:
- the LOC141956766 gene encoding uncharacterized protein LOC141956766 has translation MIKQRVKQELPGWLGAPMAEEKPKYNCTVSEVTIVNLQPEKNPILVLAGGKPGIERRNLGLRPPSPRISEKMLSQREKKLWPEKVKKEGALSPILHRVNELCGTENITLKRPVKLAPLEIPVEVKEAQLQKIMSIKREAQMAAQKLTVINSISNEPHVKRVKNLAQGELENLQKIKLSEKAALENKDDPLPPKSSNPLGEIQIILPPETNSKLTKQLGVEEAPKTLRKPLIPTLQVSDMHEESNSSDSIPDPCQNVSRRRFRVRHMKEQQEDHGKNKPLKVTDPSVGEGKQKSVGQRTQKTLSDASKLIENVAKKQKERGAKQGEVDEASFVRKQSTRRMALGDIIQVDED, from the coding sequence GGTGCCCCAATGGCTGAAGAAAAGCCCAAGTATAACTGCACTGTCAGTGAAGTCACAATTGTGAACCTGCAGCCTGAGAAAAATCCCATTCTCGTCTTGGCAGGAGGAAAGCCAGGAATTGAACGTAGGAACCTTGGTTTACGACCTCCTTCTCCAAGGATTTCAGAGAAGATGTTATCCCAGCGAGAGAAAAAATTGTGGccagaaaaggtgaaaaaagaggGAGCTTTGTCTCCCATCCTGCATCGTGTAAATGAATTGTGTGGCACAGAGAACATCACTCTGAAGAGGCCAGTGAAGTTGGCCCCTCTGGAGATCCCTGTGGAGGTGAAAGAAGCTCAGCTCCAAAAGATTATGAGCATTAAGAGAGAAGCCCAAATGGCTGCTCAAAAGCTGACAGTTATCAACTCCATCAGCAATGAACCCCATGTGAAAAGGGTAAAGAATCTGGCTCAGGGGGAGCTGGAAAACCTTCAAAAGATAAAGCTAAGTGAGAAGGCTGCTCTAGAGAATAAAGATGATCCCCTACCCCCTAAAAGCAGTAACCCCCTGGGagaaattcaaattattttgccTCCAGAGACAAATTCCAAGTTGACTAAACAACTAGGTGTTGAAGAGGCTCCCAAAACACTCCGTAAACCATTAATCCCCACTCTCCAGGTTTCCGACATGCACGAAGAGTCTAACAGCTCTGACAGCATCCCTGATCCTTGCCAGAATGTTTCTCGGCGCAGATTCAGAGTAAGGCATATGAAAGAACAACAAGAAGACCatggaaaaaacaaacccttAAAAGTCACAGATCCAAGTGTGGGAGAAGGCAAGCAGAAATCTGTGGGTCAACGAACACAAAAAACCCTCAGTGATGCAAGCAAGCTCATTGAAAATGTGGCCAAAAAGCAGAAGGAACGAGGAGCAAAGCAAGGGGAAGTGGATGAAGCCTCTTTTGTGAGGAAACAGTCTACTCGAAGGATGGCCTTGGGAGACATCATCCAGGTGGATGAAGACTGA